One genomic window of Evansella cellulosilytica DSM 2522 includes the following:
- a CDS encoding TIGR00730 family Rossman fold protein, with amino-acid sequence MIKKICVFCGSSFGGNNIYLKEVVALGKSLAENNIELVYGGGHSGLMGALAKSVIDHSGQVTGVIPQKIYDQVEHIELTHLHIVETMHERKHKMYDLADAFIALPGGIGTLEELAEIMTWQQIGYHEKPVGVFNINDFYEPFQHLLSHMIKEGFLKKDFIDQLVVENSLHDLLDKISSYEPLKHNKWN; translated from the coding sequence TTGATTAAGAAGATTTGTGTGTTTTGTGGATCAAGCTTTGGAGGAAACAACATATACTTAAAGGAAGTTGTTGCTCTCGGAAAATCGTTAGCTGAGAATAATATTGAATTAGTATATGGGGGCGGGCATTCCGGATTAATGGGTGCACTAGCTAAGTCAGTTATTGACCATAGCGGGCAAGTAACTGGGGTCATCCCCCAAAAAATATATGATCAAGTTGAGCATATTGAATTGACGCATTTACATATTGTAGAAACGATGCATGAAAGAAAGCATAAAATGTATGACCTTGCTGATGCTTTTATTGCGCTACCAGGAGGAATCGGTACGCTTGAGGAGCTTGCGGAAATCATGACATGGCAGCAAATCGGTTACCATGAAAAGCCTGTTGGTGTGTTTAACATTAATGATTTTTATGAGCCTTTCCAACACTTATTATCTCATATGATAAAGGAAGGATTTCTAAAAAAGGATTTCATTGATCAACTAGTTGTTGAAAATTCTCTACATGACCTTCTTGACAAAATTTCTTCTTACGAACCATTAAAACATAATAAGTGGAATTAA